One window of Oncorhynchus masou masou isolate Uvic2021 chromosome 28, UVic_Omas_1.1, whole genome shotgun sequence genomic DNA carries:
- the LOC135517556 gene encoding BMP and activin membrane-bound inhibitor homolog isoform X1: protein MDRHSSFICIWLQLELCAMAVLLTKGEIRCYCDAPHCVATGYMCKSELNACFTKVLDPMNTNSPLTHGCLDPIANAADVCSAKNTDALSGGLSTLDCCHDDMCNYRGLHDLAHTRESTDHGRYQPESNNHNLVTRVQELASAKEVWFRAAVIAVPIAGGLILVLLIMLALRMLRSENKRLQDQRQQMLSRLHYSFHGHHTKKGHVAKLDLECMVPVTGHENCCLTCDKMRHADLGNDKILSLVHWGMYSGHGKLEFV, encoded by the exons ATGGATCGCCATTCCAGTTTCATTTGCATTTGGCTACAACTGGAACTGTGTGCCATGGCTGTTCTTCTTACTAAAG gagaaATACGGTGTTACTGTGATGCCCCCCACTGCGTGGCCACAGGCTACATGTGCAAATCGGAACTAAACGCCTGTTTCACCAAGGTGTTGGACCCTATGAACACGAACTCGCCTCTCACACACGGGTGTCTAGATCCCATAGCAAACGCTGCCGACGTGTGCAGCGCTAAGAACACAGATGCCCTGAGCGGGGGCTTGTCCACACTAGACTGTTGTCACGACGACATGTGTAACTACAGAGGACTACACGACCTGGCGCACACCAGAGAATCTACag ACCACGGCAGGTACCAGCCTGAGAGCAACAACCATAACCTGGTCACGCGGGTACAGGAGCTGGCCTCTGCCAAAGAGGTGTGGTTCAGGGCGGCGGTGATTGCGGTGCCTATCGCGGGAGGCCTCATCCTGGTTCTTCTCATCATGCTGGCGTTAAGGATGCTCCGCAGCGAGAACAAGCGGCTGCAGGACCAGAGGCAGCAGATGTTGTCACGGCTCCACTACAGCTTCCATGGCCACCACACTAAGAAGGGCCACGTGGCAAAGCTAGACTTGGAGTGTATGGTGCCTGTGACGGGCCACGAGAACTGCTGCCTCACCTGTGACAAGATGAGACATGCAGACCTGGGAAATGACAAGATACTGTCACTGGTACACTGGGGGATGTACAGTGGGCACGGAAAGTTGGAGTTCGTATAA
- the LOC135517556 gene encoding BMP and activin membrane-bound inhibitor homolog isoform X2, with the protein MCKSELNACFTKVLDPMNTNSPLTHGCLDPIANAADVCSAKNTDALSGGLSTLDCCHDDMCNYRGLHDLAHTRESTDHGRYQPESNNHNLVTRVQELASAKEVWFRAAVIAVPIAGGLILVLLIMLALRMLRSENKRLQDQRQQMLSRLHYSFHGHHTKKGHVAKLDLECMVPVTGHENCCLTCDKMRHADLGNDKILSLVHWGMYSGHGKLEFV; encoded by the exons ATGTGCAAATCGGAACTAAACGCCTGTTTCACCAAGGTGTTGGACCCTATGAACACGAACTCGCCTCTCACACACGGGTGTCTAGATCCCATAGCAAACGCTGCCGACGTGTGCAGCGCTAAGAACACAGATGCCCTGAGCGGGGGCTTGTCCACACTAGACTGTTGTCACGACGACATGTGTAACTACAGAGGACTACACGACCTGGCGCACACCAGAGAATCTACag ACCACGGCAGGTACCAGCCTGAGAGCAACAACCATAACCTGGTCACGCGGGTACAGGAGCTGGCCTCTGCCAAAGAGGTGTGGTTCAGGGCGGCGGTGATTGCGGTGCCTATCGCGGGAGGCCTCATCCTGGTTCTTCTCATCATGCTGGCGTTAAGGATGCTCCGCAGCGAGAACAAGCGGCTGCAGGACCAGAGGCAGCAGATGTTGTCACGGCTCCACTACAGCTTCCATGGCCACCACACTAAGAAGGGCCACGTGGCAAAGCTAGACTTGGAGTGTATGGTGCCTGTGACGGGCCACGAGAACTGCTGCCTCACCTGTGACAAGATGAGACATGCAGACCTGGGAAATGACAAGATACTGTCACTGGTACACTGGGGGATGTACAGTGGGCACGGAAAGTTGGAGTTCGTATAA